The Podospora pseudocomata strain CBS 415.72m chromosome 3, whole genome shotgun sequence genome window below encodes:
- a CDS encoding hypothetical protein (EggNog:ENOG503P1PW; COG:U) gives MPSVNLSQAMHLIGWTTALSLLAGAIAFGLWFYPTFARSKPAPSSQTRDSSGPARSTRQDVHLCQVNPAKNETDTDIDIIAIHGLDTKSPDTWTWADPNDPNNTVNWLADPRMLPSQVEAARIFTCDWPADLLQPSDLVQKTDDEIALLLFEGIKRDLLRTHDKKKVDRPILFIASCLGGIILAKALVGADYKSSSYYSLRTATRGIIFLATPFGGTSFEDVTIWADPGLTVWALIRRREVSNLIGWVKGSTFPLEALVRRFTRLCQDNHNPCHVFCFYELGKTNLWRKVFPWLPASLPGWKQLVHMKSATLQIVFEPLPLNRTHRLMNKFDGPKCPDYKQVSGKIQEFLTKICNGTPLAQADARIRNVHYSLERLKIERLSGDLLPMDRCYINLAIVEWPGDNATRGGKGDTAQQSSPFSLLARLNVETPDKTIEVTLPTLFEPRESQDGQKKQPSRILIRGRAGVGKTTLCKKIAHDFKYNNLWQGLFSRVLWVPLRNLKVEKRQSAGYNFRDLFYHEYFSQDLEGRELSEALWRALKDTKSGRTLFILDGFDEVSQGLGGDMSVFLEELLNQPNVIITARPNARLPPRLDPLDLELETIGFYPDQITAYIQNTFTDRDTRERDLEKIKEVQSFLQRHPLMQGLMRIPIQLDAFCYTWNGFPREGVPETMTAVYKAIEASLWKKDILKLQKKKDGEPLTGDQIKKASRKKIESFVEQELRFLECLAFLGFYDDVIDFDWELRNAVSDRFASDLLLDKDLPCLSFLRTSDPSSNDQDRNYHFLHLTFQEYFAARYFIRQWKDKQQLNCLQLSRDNCNNMEPATFLEKYKYDPRYDIFWRFVAGLLDADDMALDFFQMIEKEPRDLLGPTHQRLVMHCLSEVERKESNFTGLRARLENQLEQWLLFEFDSTGNSKLVHEMECPGHVLCNVLTQASEGERTVLLDSISRRTAVPLNVIEVVSPWLTNHTSARQCVAILRMIGNQHNNLPDRIHQSIAARLEDKDRHVREETMEALQGRVGLPEQVLQIIAALLEHKKGGVRRATIKALQGRADLPDQVLQSIAARLEDENGGVRWVAIEALRGRADLPDQVLQSIAARLEDEDRGVRGAAIEALQDRADLPDQVLQSIAARLEDENGGVREAAIKALRGRAELPDKVLQSIAARLEDEDGGVWGVRWAAIEALRGRADLPDQVLQSIAARLEDENGDVRWAAIEALRGRTDLPDQVLQSIAARLEDENGGVREAAIKALRGRAELPDQVLQSIAARLEDEDWRVRRAAIKALRDRTDLPDQVLQSIVARLEHEDGGVREAAIEALQDRADLPDQVLQSIAARLEDENGGIRWAAIEALLYQSALSLDVLIPYIRSFYEALLKKSFRKHLYLYASERSFIGTNLGHISLTSEQHNVKEVVRKLVLEKGATNVNDGRRRLPSILAAENWEEAVV, from the exons ATGCCTTCTGTCAATCTCAGCCAGGCCATGCATTTGATCGGATGGACCACTGCTCTTAGTCTCTTAGCTGGTGCGATTGCCTTTGGCCTGTGGTTCTATCCCACGTTCGCGCGTTCCAAGCCCGCACCGTCGTCTCAGACCAGGGACAGCTCAGGCCCCGCACGATCCACGCGACAAGACGTCCACCTCTGTCAAGTTAACCCTGCCAAGAACGAGACAGACACCGACATCGACATCATTGCCATTCATGGCCTTGACACAAAGTCGCCGGACACGTGGACATGGGCAGACCCCAACgatcccaacaacaccgttAACTGGCTGGCCGACCCGCGAATGCTCCCGAGTCAAGTGGAAGCAGCTCGCATCTTCACATGCGACTGGCCTGCCGATCTGCTTCAGCCGTCAGACTTGGTCCAGAAAACGGACGACGAGATCGCTTTGCTCCTATTCGAAGGAATCAAGAGAGATCTCTTGAGAACGCATGATAAAAAGAAAGTAGACCGGCCGATTCTCTTCATCGCTTCCTGCCTTGGGGGAATCATCTTGGCAAAGGCTCTTGTGGGCGCCGATTATAAATCCAGCAGCTATTATAGTCTACGGACAGCAACACGTGGGATtatcttcctcgccaccccGTTTGGAGGGACTTCGTTCGAAGACGTAACTATCTGGGCAGATCCAGGTCTGACCGTATGGGCTCTGATACGTCGCCGAGAAGTGAGTAACCTGATCGGCTGGGTGAAGGGATCGACCTTCCCTCTTGAGGCACTAGTTCGGAGGTTCACGCGGCTATGTCAAGATAATCACAACCCCTGCCATGTGTTCTGCTTTTACGAACTTGGAAAAACGAATCTCTGGCGCAAGGTATTTCCTTGGCTGCCAGCCTCACTCCCTGGATGGAAGCAG CTGGTCCACATGAAGTCAGCAACCCTTCAAATCGTCTTTGAACCGCTGCCGCTCAATCGAACCCACCGCCTGATGAACAAATTCGACGGCCCTAAATGTCCGGACTACAAACAAGTCTCTGGAAAGATTCAAGAGTTTCTCACGAAGATATGTAATGGAACCCCCCTCGCACAGGCGGACGCCAGGATTCGCAATGTGCACTATTCGCTGGAACGGCTCAAAATTGAACGACTGTCGGGCGACCTGCTGCCGATGGACAGATGCTACATCAATCTGGCCATTGTCGAGTGGCCTGGCGATAATGCAACTCgcggaggaaaaggagacaCAGCACAACAGTCTTCCCCGTTTTCGCTCCTCGCCCGACTAAATGTGGAGACACCGGACAAGACGATCGAGGTCACGCTGCCGACACTGTTTGAGCCCCGCGAGTCACAGGACGGCCAGAAGAAACAACCAAGTCGCATCCTGATCCGTGGACGGGCAGGAGTGGGTAAGACTACTCTATGCAAGAAGATTGCCCATGATTTTAAATACAACAACCTATGGCAGGGCTTGTTTAGTCGCGTTCTTTGGGTACCACTGCGGAACCTGAAGGTGGAAAAGAGACAGAGTGCCGGATACAACTTCCGGGATTTGTTTTACCATGAATATTTCTCTCAAGATCTCGAAGGCCGCGAGCTCTCCGAAGCATTGTGGCGCGCCTTGAAGGACACCAAGAGCGGCAGGACTTTGTTTATCCTCGACGGTTTCGACGAAGTGTCACAAGGCCTAGGCGGCGACATGTCCGTCTTCCTCGAAGAGCTCTTGAATCAGCCAaatgtcatcatcactgcccGGCCCAACGcacggcttcctcctcggctaGATCCTCTTGACCTCGAGTTGGAAACCATTGGATTCTACCCGGACCAAATCACGGCCTACATTCAAAACACCTTTACCGATCGAGACACGCGCGAACGCGATTTGGAAAAGATCAAAGAGGTTCAATCGTTTCTGCAACGCCATCCGCTCATGCAAGGTCTAATGCGTATCCCGATCCAGCTAGATGCGTTTTGCTACACCTGGAATGGTTTTCCTCGGGAAGGTGTGCCGGAGACCATGACAGCTGTCTACAAAGCTATCGAGGCGAGTCTGTGGAAAAAAGATATCTTGAAGCtacagaaaaagaaggatgGTGAGCCTCTAACGGGAGACCAGATTAAGAAGGCTAGCCGGAAAAAGATTGAAAGCTTCGTGGAGCAGGAGCTCAGATTCCTTGAGTGCCTTGCCTTTTTGGGGTTCTATGACGACGTGATAGACTTCGATTGGGAACTTCGAAACGCTGTTTCTGATAGATTTGCATCAGATCTCCTACTTGATAAAGATCTGCCTTGTCTCTCATTCTTACGAACGTCGGACCCTTCATCAAACGACCAAGATCGAAATTACCACTTCTTACACCTCACGTTTCAAGAGTATTTTGCAGCACGGTATTTCATTCGACAGTGGAAAGATAAACAACAGCTCAACTGTCTGCAACTCAGCCGTGACAATTGTAACAATATGGAACCTGCCACTTTCCTTGAGAAGTACAAATACGATCCTCGCTACGATATCTTCTGGCGCTTTGTCGCAGGATTACTCGATGCCGATGACATGGCcctcgacttcttccagATGATTGAGAAGGAACCACGCGATCTCCTAGGACCTACGCACCAACGCCTTGTCATGCATTGCCTGAGCGAAGTTGAGCGGAAGGAGTCGAATTTCACGGGACTTCGAGCGAGGCTAGAAAACCAACTAGAACAGTGGCTACTGTTTGAATTCGATTCTACGGGGAATTCCAAACTAGTCCACGAAATGGAGTGTCCGGGGCATGTCCTGTGCAATGTATTAACGCAAGCATCTGAAGGCGAAAGAACGGTTCTTCTCGATTCAATATCTAGACGAACAGCAGTGCCGCTCAATGTTATAGAAGTCGTATCTCCCTGGCTGACCAACCACACCTCTGCACGCCAATGTGTTGCTATCTTGCGTATGATAGGAAACCAGCATAATAACTTACCGGACAGGATCCACCAAAGCATCGCAGCACGGCTCGAGGATAAGGACCGGCACGTCCGGGAGGAAACAATGGAGGCGCTTCAAGGCCGCGTCGGCCTCCCCGAGCAGGTGCTCCAAATCATCGCAGCACTGCTCGAGCATAAGAAAGGGGGCGTCCGGCGGGCAACAATCAAGGCGCTTCAAGGCCgcgccgacctccccgaccagGTACTCCAAAGTATCGCAGCAcggctcgaggatgagaacgGGGGCGTCCGGTGGGTAGCAATCGAGGCGCTTCGAGGACgcgccgacctccccgaccaggtgctccaaagcatcgcagcacggctcgaggatgaggacagGGGCGTCCGGGGGGCAGCAATCGAGGCGCTTCAAGACCgcgccgacctccccgaccaggtactccaaagcatcgcagcacggctcgaggatgagaacgGGGGCGTCCGGGAGGCAGCAATCAAGGCACTTCGAGGCCGCGCCGAGCTCCCCGACAAGGTGCTCCAGAGCATCGCAGCAcggctcgaggatgaggacggggGCGTCTGGGGCGTCCGGTGGGCAGCAATCGAGGCGCTTCGAGGCCgcgccgacctccccgaccagGTACTCCAAAGTATCGCAGCAcggctcgaggatgagaacgGGGACGTCCGGTGGGCAGCAATCGAGGCGCTTCGAGGCCGCAccgacctccccgaccaggtgctccaaagcatcgcagcacggctcgaggatgagaacgGGGGCGTCCGGGAGGCAGCAATCAAAGCACTTCGAGGCCGCGCCGAGCTCCCCGACCAGGTGCTCCAGAGCATCGCAGCAcggctcgaggatgaggactgGCGCGTCCGGCGGGCAGCAATTAAGGCGCTTCGAGACCGCACCGACCTCCCCGATCAGGTACTCCAAAGCATCGTAGCACGACTCGAGCATGAGGACGGGGGCGTCCGGGAGGCAGCAATCGAGGCGCTTCAAGACCgcgccgacctccccgaccagGTACTCCAGAGCATCGCAGCAcggctcgaggatgagaacgGTGGCATCCGGTGGGCAGCAATCGAGGCGCTTCTATATCAATCAGCATTATCGTTAGATGTCCTCATCCCATATATCCGATCCTTTTACGAAGCTTTACTCAAGAAGAGCTTCAGGAAGCATTTATACTTGTACGCTTCGGAAAGAAGTTTTATAGGGACTAATCTTGGACATATCTCTTTAACTAGCGAGCAACATAACgtcaaggaggtggtgaggaagctAGTATTAGAGAAGGGCGCTACCAATGTAAATGATGGACGCAGACGGCTGCCGTCCATACTAGCTGCTGAGAACTGGGAGGAAGCGGTGGTGTAG
- the ACH1 gene encoding acetyl-CoA hydrolase (COG:C; EggNog:ENOG503NUMA): MASRVASAALKARVHRPSMLNKLCQPEDLLHHFPNGSYIGWSGFTGVGYPKKIPVFLADHVEKNNLQGQLKYSLFVGASSGAETENRWAALDMIERRSPHQVGKDIAKGINEGRINFFDKHLSMFPVDLVYGYYTKDKPNGKLDVAVVEASEIKEDGSIVPGASVGATPELIQMADKIIIEVNTSLPSFDGLHDITMTDLPPRRKPYLITQVEDRIGTNSIPIDPEKVVGIVESDYQDQTSPNTPADEGSQQIAGHLIEFFEHEVKHGRLPKNLLPLQSGIGNIANAVIGGLDNSNFRNLKVWTEVIQDTFLDLFDSGRLDFATATSVRFSPDGFKRFYKNWESYKDKLLLRSQQVSNSPEIIRRLGVIGMNTPVEVDIYAHANSTCVMGSRMLNGLGGSADFLRNAKYSIMHTPSTRPSKTDPHGVSCIVPMCTHIDQTEHDLDIVVTEVGLADVRGLAPRERARVIIDKCAHDVYKPILKAYFEKAEFECLRKGMGHEPHLLFNSFDMHKALLEEGSMRKVKPW; the protein is encoded by the exons ATGGCGTCCAGAGTAGCTTCGGCTGCGCTCAAGGCGCGCGTCCATCGCCCGTCAATGCTCAACAAGCTGTGCCAGCCCGAAGACCTCTTGCACCACTTCCCCAATGGCTCCTACATTGGCTGGTCTGGCTTCACCGGTGTCGGCTACCCCAA GAAGATTCCCGTTTTCCTCGCCGACCATGTCGAGAAGAACAACCTCCAAGGACAGCTCAAGTACAGCCTCTTCGTCGGCGCCTCGTCCGGTGCCGAGACCGAGAACCGCTGGGCTGCCCTCGACATGATCGAGAGACGGTCTCCTCACCAGGTCGGCAAGGATATCGCCAAGGGCATCAACGAGGGCCGCATCAACTTCTTCGACAAGCATCTGTCCATGTTCCCCGTCGACCTTGTATATGGCTACTACACCAAGGACAAGCCAAATGGCAAGCTCGATGTGGCGGTTGTTGAGGCTTctgagatcaaggaggatgGCAGCATCGTCCCCGGTGCTTCCGTCGGTGCCACTCCCGAGCTGATCCAGATGGCTGACAAG ATCATTATTGAGGTCAACACCTCGCTCCCGAGCTTCGATGGCCTGCACGACATCACCATGACcgatcttcctccccgccgcaaGCCCTACCTGATCACCCAGGTCGAGGACCGCATTGGTACCAACTCGATCCCCATCGACCCCGAGAAGGTTGTTGGTATCGTCGAGTCCGACTACCAGGATCagacctcccccaacacccctgCCGATGAGGGCTCGCAGCAGATTGCCGGCCACTTGATCGAGTTCTTTGAGCACGAGGTGAAGCACGGCCGTCTTCCCAAgaacctccttcctctccagtCCGGTATTGGCAACATCGCCAATGCCGTCATTGGTGGTCTGGACAACTCCAACTTCCGCAACCTCAAGGTGTGGACCGAGGTCATCCAGGATACCTTCCTTGATCTTTTCGACTCTGGCCGCCTCGACTTCGCCACCGCTACCTCTGTCCGCTTCTCTCCCGACGGCTTCAAGCGCTTCTACAAGAACTGGGAGTCGTACAAGgacaagctcctcctccgctctCAGCAGGTGTCCAACTCCCCCGAGATCATCCGTCGCCTTGGTGTCATCGGCATGAACACCCCCGTCGAGGTTGACATTTACGCTCACGCCAACTCGACCTGCGTCATGGGCTCCCGCATGCTCAACGGTCTCGGTGGCTCGGCTGATTTCTTGAGAAACGCCAAGTACTCCATCATGCACACTCCCTCGACTCGTCCCTCCAAGACGGACCCCCACGGTGTCTCGTGCATTGTCCCCATGTGCACTCACAttgatcagactgagcacgaCTTGGACATTGTGGTTACCGAAGTTGGTCTTGCCGACGTTCGCGGTCTGGCTCCCCGCGAGAGAGCCCGCGTGATCATTGACAAGTGCGCCCACGATGTGTACAAGCCTATCCTCAAGGCTTACTTCGAGAAGGCCGAGTTTGAGTGCCTGCGTAAGGGTATGGGCCACGAGCCTCACCTGCTCTTCAACAGCTTCGACATGCACAAGGccctgttggaggagggcagcaTGCGCAAGGTCAAGCCTTGGTAA
- a CDS encoding hypothetical protein (EggNog:ENOG503NVA1; COG:S), producing the protein MAEEKQEIRQTVEAPAVRSSTPTGTTHRPSGWMYKGFRLGKSEVWFASPIVQLLMVAMVCFLCPGMFNALTGLGAAGQVDPGAQNDANTALYSTFAVVAFFSGTVTNIFGVKPTLAFGTLGYCIYSASFLSYNHNQNRGFVVFAGAFLGICAGLLWTAQGTIMMSYPSEDKKGRYISWFWIIFNLGAVLGSLVPLGQNIDAIGATAVNDGTYIGFIVLMLIGAALALLLCNARSVIRHDGSKVILMKNPSWKTEIKGLVETITLAPWVILLFPMFFASNIFYTYQLNDMNLQFNTRARTLNGLLYWTSQIIGASIFGYALDITRFRRSVRAKASLVVLFSLTFVIWGGGWAWQKQQVPREILEDESLEYRRIDWQDGGEKYIGPMFLFMFYGFYDAAWQTCIYWYMGALSNSGRKAANLAGFYKGIQSAGAAVFWRLDGLKTPFNTIFGVTWGLLAAALLFAAPVIWLKVKDTVTAEEDLKFSDETIADVRATTDASREAA; encoded by the exons ATGGCGGAGGAAAAGCAAGAAATCCGGCAGACCGTCGAGGCGCCTGCCGTCCGATCAAGCACACCTACCGGCACCACCCACCGACCTTCGGGATGGATGTACAAAGGCTTCCGTCTGGGCAAGTCGGAAGTGTGGTTCGCGTCGCCCATCGTCCAGCTCCTGATGGTAGCCATGGTTTGCTTCCTGTGCCCCGGCATGTTCAACGCTCTCACCGGTCTCGGTGCCGCCGGGCAGGTTGATCCAGGCGCGCAAAACGACGCCAACACGGCCCTCTATTCCACCTTTGCCGtggtcgccttcttctcgggcACCGTCACCAACATCTTTGGAGTGAAACCAACACTGGCTTTTGGGACCCTCGGATACTGCATCTACTCTGCCAGCTTTTTGAGCTACAATCACAACCAGAACCGCGGATTCGTGGTCTTTGCGGGAGCGTTCCTCGGCATCTGCGCCGGTCTGCTGTGGACCGCCCAGGGAACCATCATGATGAGCTATCCGTCCGAAGACAAGAAGGGGCGGTACATATCCTGGTTCTGGATCATCTTCAATCTCGGAGCCGTCCTCGGGTCGCTGGTGCCGCTCGGCCAAAATATCGATGCGATAGGCGCCACCGCGGTCAACGACGGGACCTACATCGGCTTCATTGTGCTCATGCTCATCGGCGCTGCTCTCGCCCTTTTGCTCTGCAATGCCAGGAGCGTCATTCGCCACGACGGCAGCAAGGTCATCTTGATGAAGAACCCCAGCTGGAAGACGGAGATCAAGGGATTGGTCGAGACTATCACCCTGGCACCCTGGGTCATCCTGCTGTTCCCCATGTTTTTCGCCTCCAACATCTTCTACACCTATCAGCTCAACGACATGAACCTCCAATTCAACACGCGTGCCCGGACGCTCAACGGTTTGCTGTACTGGACCAGTCAGATCATTGGAGCCTCCATTTTTGGCTACGCTCTTGATATCACCAGGTTCCGTCGGTCGGTGCGCGCCAAGGCGAGCTTGGTTGTGCTATTCAGCTTGACATTTGTCATTTGGGGCGGTGGCTGGGCCTGGCAGAAACAGCAAGTCCCTCGAGAAATTCTGGAGGATGAAAGCTTGGAGTATAGAAGAATTGACTGgcaagatggtggagagaagTACATCGGACCCATGTTTTTGTTCATGTTTTATGGGTTTTACGATGCCGCGTGGCAGACTTGCATTTACTG GTATATGGGTGCTCTCAGCAACTCTGGTCGCAAAGCTGCCAATCTCGCTGGTTTCTACAAGGGAATTCAGTCTGCCGGTGCAGCCGTCTTTTGGCGGTTGGACGGGTTGAAGACACCGTTCAATACCATCTTTGGGGTCACC TGGGGTCTGCTTGCTGCCGCGCTGCTGTTCGCCGCGCCTGTTATCTGGCTCAAGGTGAAAGACACCGTGACTGCCGAAGAAGACTTGAAGTTCAGCGATGAGACCATTGCGGATGTTAGGGCTACAACAGACGCCAGCAGGGAGGCTGCGTGA
- a CDS encoding hypothetical protein (EggNog:ENOG503P63W): MYTKTTVLLAFLAPLCLSFPVDPPAAVLPVDSTTDAQPAAAPEAAPVPVVAVPNAAPPIEEVWTIQGARRVCEPDNLECVWTFTISTDSVYAPVPCIVKILSDPERKVPANQNNVEGLVCGPYEVSAGWSSAFGVENGFTVLYVVDMERKMGVWPAYEDKKVEKGEVVVPDLRLPVKHLG, translated from the coding sequence ATGTACACCAAAACCACAGTCCTCCTCGCGTTTTTGGCACCCCTTTGCCTCTCCTTTCCCGTGGaccctccagcagcagtccTCCCGGTCGATTCCACTACAGATGCCCAACCAGCCGCTGCTCCCGAAGCAGCTCCTGTTCCTGTTGTGGCCGTCCCCAATGCTGCCCCGCCTATTGAAGAGGTCTGGACCATCCAAGGCGCCCGCCGCGTGTGCGAACCTGACAACTTGGAATGCGTCTGGACGTTTACCATCAGCACTGACTCTGTCTACGCCCCTGTGCCGTGCATAGTCAAGATCCTTTCTGACCCCGAACGCAAGGTGCCTGCGAACCAGAACAATGTCGAGGGATTGGTTTGTGGGCCGTATGAAGTGTCGGCGGGGTGGAGTTCGGCGTTTGGGGTGGAGAATGGGTTTACGGTGTTGTATGTGGTGGAcatggagaggaagatgggggtgtgGCCTGCGTatgaggacaagaaggtggagaagggggaggttgtaGTGCCTGATTTGCGGCTGCCGGTCAAGCATCTGGGGTGA
- the FGR2 gene encoding Filamentous Growth Regulator (EggNog:ENOG503NUH8; COG:S), which produces MTSTPTPTSSWFSKGAESCQEQSRDPMGNSKSPLMRRSRWRRSSSKVSGEDILALQDLDPALNSKMHLVNDAIDDIGWTPYHTKLFFLNGFGYAVDSLVLLLQSVIAGPAYREFGNRGYQEGLTVAVYSGMLIGALFWGFGADIVGRRYAFNLSLLICSLSAIIAGGMPSWASLGFFVSLIGFGGGGNLVLDTTVFLEYLPGSKQWMLTMMAAWWGLGQAITGLIAWGFLVPTRWNCASVDTCTMANNMGWRYVMFTSGALVLVLSILRLTIIRLKETPKYLLGAGEDAKVVETLQYLAGKYNRPCSLTLNQLGACGLVTGTHSKNRFSIGETMVHLRGLFATHTIAVSTVMIWLSWAMVGLAYPLFYVFLPSYLEARGAKLDLSQFEIWRNYALTNFSSIFGPLLAGWLCNLSFLGRRYTMLIGGLMTAGFFVGYTQVRTAAQDVGISCAIAFSLNVYYGTLYAYTPEVLPSAHRATGNGIAVACNRIMGILSAVIATVADTSTVVPIYICVGLLAVMGVVAALFPFEPYGRRSS; this is translated from the exons ATGACGTCGACCCCCACACCCACCTCGAGCTGGTTCAGCAAGGGCGCCGAGAGCTGTCAAGAACAGAGCAGAGACCCCATGGGTAACAGCAAAAGCCCGCTGATGAGGCGGTCAAGATGGCGCAGGTCGAGCTCCAAGGTTTCAGGGGAGGATATCCTTGCGCTGCAGGATCTGGATCCGGCCCTGAACTCGAAGATGCATTTGGTCAATGAC GCTATCGACGATATTGGTTGGACGCCATACCATACGAAGCTGTTTTTCCTCAACGGGTTTGG ATACGCAGTCGATTCCttggtcctcctcctccagtcTGTCATTGCCGGCCCGGCCTACCGAGAATTCGGAAACCGAGGTTACCAAGAAGGCCTGACGGTCGCGGTGTACTCTGGCATGTTGATAGGGGCACTGTTCTGGGGATTTGGCGCAGATATCGTTGGACGGCGATACGCATTCAACCTTTCTCTCCTGATCTGCTCGCTCTCGGCCATTATTGCGGGAGGAATGCCAAGTTGGGCTTCGCTGGGATTCTTTGTGTCACTGATTGGgtttggtggcggagggAACTTGGTTTTGGACACCACTGTGTTTCTGGAGTATCTCCCTGGCAGTAAACAATGGATGTTGACAATGATGGCGGCGTGGTGGGGACTGGGCCAGGCCATCACAGGTCTCATTGCTTGGGGCTTTCTGG TCCCGACGAGATGGAATTGCGCCTCGGTCGATACATGCACCATGGCCAACAATATGGGCTGGAGATATGTCATGTTCACAAGCGGCGCCCTAGTATTGGTGCTGTCGATTCTCCGATTGACAATTATTCGCCTGAAGGAGACACCAAAGTACCTCCTGGGCGCTGGGGAAGATGCCAAGGTCGTCGAGACATTGCAGTATCTTGCAGGGAAGTACAACCGGCCCTGCAGTCTGACATTGAACCAGCTAGGGGCCTGTGGTCTGGTCACTGGCACTCACAGCAAGAACCGCTTCTCAATCGGGGAAACCATGGTCCATCTCAGAGGCTTGTTTGCCACACACACGATTGCTGTCTCGACAGTGATGATATGGCTGTCCTGGGCAATGGTGGGTCTTGCATACCCCCTGTTTTACGTCTTTCTCCCAAGCTATCTCGAGGCTCGCGGAGCCAAGCTGGACCTGTCCCAGTTTGAGATTTGGCGCAACTATGCTCTCACCAACTTTAGCTCCATCTTTGGTCCCTTGCTCGCCGGCTGGCTGTGCAACCTTTCCTTTCTCGGTCGGCGATATACCATGCTCATCGGAGGGCTCATGACGGCGGGCTTTTTCGTTGGGTACACGCAGGTGCGAACGGCGGCCCAGGATGTCGGAATCTCCTGTGCCATTGCTTTCAGTCTCAATGTTTACTATGGGACGCTGTATGCATATACGCCAGAAGTGCTTCCCAGTGCACACAGGGCCACGGGCAACGGGATTGCGGTGGCATGCAACCGGATCATGGGCATACTGTCGGCTGTCATTGCCACCGTCGCGGATACTTCGACGGTTGTGCCCATTTATATCTGTGTCGGTCTCTTGGCGGTAATGGGTGTGGTGGCTGCTTTGTTCCCTTTTGAGCCGTATGGGCGGAGGAGTTCTTGA